The proteins below are encoded in one region of Mesoplasma melaleucae:
- the truB gene encoding tRNA pseudouridine(55) synthase TruB, which translates to MNKSGIIILNKPSGLSTNHLIQKIKRKLNIKKIGHAGTLDPLATGVVICLVNGGTKLSDYFLNENKAYEVTMKLFQATDTYDSDGQIIEEQDKFEILKTSVEEVISKFNGLTYDQEPPIYSAIKLDGKKLYEYARENQVVKINKREITINSLTLNDYSNDEISMTVYCSKGTYIRSLVVDIAKELNTIAHVTRLNRIESGNFKLQDALTIDECNNEHIINMFDAMKMADFVIIELAETLNIEHGKKIKLTTESDLVFISNTKKELIACYEREKENTFKCRRGGLNI; encoded by the coding sequence ATGAATAAATCAGGAATAATAATTTTAAATAAACCATCAGGTTTATCAACAAATCATTTAATTCAAAAAATTAAAAGAAAGTTGAATATAAAAAAAATAGGGCATGCAGGAACTTTGGATCCATTAGCAACAGGTGTAGTAATTTGTTTAGTTAATGGTGGAACAAAATTAAGTGACTACTTTTTAAATGAAAACAAAGCATATGAAGTTACAATGAAATTATTTCAGGCTACAGATACTTATGATAGTGATGGCCAAATAATTGAAGAACAAGATAAATTTGAAATATTAAAAACTAGTGTTGAAGAAGTTATTTCAAAATTTAATGGATTAACTTATGATCAAGAACCACCAATCTATTCAGCAATAAAATTAGATGGTAAAAAACTTTATGAATATGCACGTGAGAATCAAGTAGTTAAAATTAATAAGAGAGAAATTACAATTAATTCATTAACACTGAATGATTACTCAAATGATGAGATATCAATGACAGTATATTGTTCAAAAGGAACATATATAAGAAGTTTAGTAGTTGATATTGCAAAAGAATTAAATACTATAGCTCATGTCACACGTTTAAATAGAATTGAATCAGGAAATTTTAAATTACAAGATGCATTGACAATTGATGAATGCAATAATGAACATATTATTAATATGTTTGATGCAATGAAAATGGCCGACTTTGTAATTATTGAATTAGCAGAAACATTAAATATTGAACATGGTAAAAAAATCAAATTAACAACAGAAAGTGATTTAGTATTTATTTCAAATACAAAAAAAGAATTGATTGCGTGTTATGAAAGAGAAAAAGAAAATACTTTTAAATGTAGACGTGGAGGTTTAAACATTTAA
- a CDS encoding nucleotidyl transferase family protein: protein MEIVKTTIHHIEELNKNSCVTVGMFDALHKYHKLIIAKTAELAKQFDLSSIVITFNHKPTKSAETLIQEEKKIAYIKENFNIDKLIILYVDEQLINTSKEAFVQILKDKLKVIKMVEGSDFRFGYQKAGDINYLIESFGIDNIFIFERDLSVSTSKIKKLIEKYKIDEVEKELEVDINLLK from the coding sequence ATGGAAATTGTAAAAACAACAATACATCATATTGAAGAACTTAATAAAAATTCTTGCGTAACTGTTGGAATGTTTGATGCATTACATAAATATCACAAATTGATAATAGCCAAAACTGCTGAATTAGCTAAACAATTTGATTTGTCATCAATTGTAATAACTTTTAATCATAAGCCTACTAAATCAGCAGAAACATTAATTCAAGAAGAAAAGAAAATAGCATATATTAAAGAAAACTTTAATATCGATAAATTGATCATTCTTTATGTAGATGAGCAATTAATAAATACTTCAAAAGAAGCATTTGTACAAATTTTAAAAGATAAACTAAAAGTTATTAAAATGGTTGAAGGAAGCGATTTTAGATTTGGATATCAAAAAGCAGGAGATATTAATTATTTAATTGAAAGTTTTGGAATTGATAATATTTTTATTTTTGAAAGAGATTTATCTGTTTCAACATCTAAAATAAAAAAATTAATAGAAAAATATAAAATTGATGAAGTTGAAAAAGAATTAGAAGTTGATATCAATTTATTGAAATAA
- the rpsO gene encoding 30S ribosomal protein S15 codes for MISKERKAEIIKEFGGSDANTGLAEVQIALLTEDIANMTEHLKEHKKDVPTRRTLLKKVAQRRHLLDFLIKKDVNRYKEIIAKLGLRK; via the coding sequence ATGATTTCAAAAGAAAGAAAAGCTGAAATTATTAAAGAATTTGGTGGAAGTGACGCAAATACAGGTTTAGCTGAAGTTCAAATTGCTTTATTAACAGAAGATATTGCTAACATGACAGAGCACTTAAAAGAACACAAAAAAGATGTTCCTACAAGAAGAACTTTATTAAAAAAAGTTGCTCAAAGAAGACATTTACTAGACTTCTTAATTAAAAAAGACGTTAACAGATATAAAGAAATTATTGCTAAATTAGGATTAAGAAAATAA